From Xylocopilactobacillus apis, a single genomic window includes:
- a CDS encoding Mini-ribonuclease 3 gives MTNVNQLNGLILAYLGDAEIEEKVRYYLVMNKHCSVNELYMLAKSYVSAKAQTAFFNLMSKEEILTDEEFSAFKLGRNAKSHTHAKNTAISIYRISTGFEALFGYLKVTGQDDRIQELMDFCFKNIDNVEIIE, from the coding sequence ATGACAAATGTTAATCAATTAAACGGGTTAATTCTTGCATACTTAGGTGATGCAGAAATAGAAGAAAAAGTTCGCTACTATTTAGTGATGAATAAGCATTGTTCGGTTAACGAACTCTATATGCTGGCAAAATCATATGTTTCGGCCAAAGCCCAAACGGCTTTTTTTAATTTAATGTCAAAAGAAGAAATTTTAACAGATGAAGAATTTAGCGCATTTAAGTTAGGAAGAAATGCAAAAAGTCATACTCATGCAAAAAATACTGCTATTTCGATTTACCGAATTTCTACTGGTTTTGAAGCATTATTTGGTTATTTAAAAGTTACAGGACAGGATGATCGGATTCAAGAATTAATGGATTTTTGTTTTAAAAATATTGATAATGTAGAAATAATTGAATGA
- the cysS gene encoding cysteine--tRNA ligase, whose translation MLKIYNTLSRKKENFTPISKNQVTMYVCGPTVYNDIHIGNARSVVAFDTVRRYLMYRGYQVKYVSNFTDVDDRMIDRAAEENVTVFQLADRVIKGYEHDVSQINVLPVTVRTRATQFIPQIIDFISRLIEKGYAYKSEGDVYFRTRKFQTYGELSDQSIADLVVGASEHVNLEEQSRKVDPLDFALWKGQKGDEIAWDSPFGKGRPGWHIECSVMSISELGETIDIHGGGEDLKFPHHENERAQSESLTEEPFVHYWMHNAFVTTAGDEKMSKSAGNFITLHEALKTYDANFLRFFLVQTNYRKPLQYSKDSIAQAKRNYDRIAETSRNLKAYIDGIEPTKTDKSNGSSLVEDFKKRFVEAMDDDFNIQNALTIVFEYLRWINKEVINQLSSLDELNNIQNLLIDWLGILGLSEPKTEEITDQEILDLINQRDAARESKDFKLSDELRDRLLNLGISIEDTNNGTKYTKK comes from the coding sequence TTGCTAAAAATCTACAATACTCTTAGTCGAAAAAAAGAAAATTTCACCCCAATCTCTAAAAATCAGGTTACGATGTATGTCTGCGGGCCAACTGTTTATAATGACATTCATATTGGTAATGCTCGTTCAGTAGTCGCTTTTGATACCGTGCGCCGTTATTTAATGTATCGAGGTTATCAGGTAAAGTATGTTTCCAATTTTACTGATGTTGATGATCGAATGATTGATCGGGCAGCTGAGGAAAATGTTACAGTTTTTCAGTTGGCAGATCGAGTTATTAAAGGTTATGAACATGATGTTTCGCAAATTAATGTCCTGCCAGTAACCGTTCGAACCCGGGCAACTCAATTTATCCCGCAGATAATCGATTTTATCTCTCGTTTAATTGAAAAAGGTTACGCTTATAAAAGTGAAGGGGATGTTTATTTTCGGACACGAAAATTTCAAACTTACGGAGAACTATCAGATCAGAGTATTGCTGATCTTGTCGTTGGAGCAAGTGAGCATGTTAATTTAGAAGAACAAAGCCGAAAAGTTGATCCGTTAGATTTTGCGCTCTGGAAAGGTCAAAAAGGTGATGAAATTGCCTGGGATTCGCCTTTTGGAAAAGGTAGGCCGGGCTGGCATATTGAATGCTCGGTCATGTCAATTTCTGAACTTGGTGAGACTATTGATATTCATGGCGGAGGGGAAGATTTAAAGTTTCCCCATCATGAAAACGAAAGAGCTCAAAGTGAATCTTTAACTGAAGAACCTTTTGTTCATTACTGGATGCATAATGCTTTTGTTACTACAGCAGGTGATGAAAAAATGAGTAAATCGGCCGGCAATTTTATAACTTTGCATGAAGCATTAAAAACTTATGATGCAAATTTTTTACGCTTTTTCCTCGTTCAGACTAATTATCGTAAGCCACTGCAATATTCAAAGGATTCAATTGCTCAAGCTAAACGAAATTATGATCGAATTGCAGAGACTTCTCGTAACCTAAAAGCTTACATTGACGGTATCGAGCCGACAAAAACTGATAAGTCCAATGGCTCTTCATTAGTAGAAGACTTTAAAAAACGATTTGTTGAAGCGATGGATGATGACTTTAATATTCAAAATGCCTTAACAATAGTTTTTGAATATTTAAGGTGGATCAATAAAGAAGTTATAAATCAGTTATCCAGCTTAGATGAGTTAAATAATATCCAAAATTTATTAATCGATTGGCTTGGCATCTTGGGATTAAGCGAACCAAAAACTGAAGAAATTACCGACCAGGAAATTTTAGATTTAATTAATCAAAGAGATGCTGCTAGAGAATCTAAAGATTTTAAATTAAGTGATGAATTGCGTGATCGGCTTTTAAATTTAGGAATTTCAATTGAAGATACTAATAATGGAACGAAGTATACGAAAAAATGA
- the gltX gene encoding glutamate--tRNA ligase, translated as METEKVRVRYAPSPTGHLHIGNARTALFNYLFARNMGGSFVIRIEDTDTKRNVADGEASQLDNLSWLGIDWDEGPDVGGEYGPYRQSERNELYHKYIQVLLDKGLAYESYLTEDELTAMRDRQQEEGVMPHYEYEFEGMSESEIESVIAEKQAKGLKPVIRIRLPKDHIFQFDDIVKGHIEFNSDTLGGDFVIMKEDGQPTYNFAVVIDDHLMEITHVLRGDDHIANTPKQLAVYEALGWDAPKFGHMSLIINQATGKKLSKRDETILQFIEQYRSFGYLPEAMFNFITLLGWSPVGEEEIFTKKQFIKQFDPKRLSRSPAKFDEKKLEWINNKYVKAAPLSRIAHMCLLDLIKNGKVEENPDEQKIAWVRSLVALFKDQMSYTNQILDLSDQFFHDISELGEGEQKELQDASATFVIDDFYSKIKDLTPFTSVEIADAIQSVREDTGTKGRQLYMPIRIASTRLMHGPFLTDELEVIGKEKVIEHIKLTLQQMS; from the coding sequence TTGGAAACAGAAAAAGTTAGAGTACGTTATGCGCCAAGTCCAACAGGACATTTACATATTGGAAATGCGCGAACTGCATTATTCAATTATTTGTTTGCCCGTAACATGGGCGGATCTTTTGTAATTAGAATTGAAGACACTGATACAAAAAGAAATGTTGCTGATGGTGAAGCATCTCAGTTAGATAATTTATCGTGGCTTGGCATTGATTGGGATGAAGGCCCTGATGTTGGGGGAGAATACGGTCCTTATCGTCAGTCAGAACGTAATGAGCTTTATCATAAGTATATTCAAGTCCTGCTTGATAAAGGTCTTGCTTATGAATCCTATCTTACTGAAGATGAGTTGACTGCAATGCGTGACCGTCAGCAAGAAGAGGGCGTTATGCCTCATTACGAGTATGAATTTGAAGGAATGTCGGAATCTGAAATTGAATCGGTAATAGCTGAAAAACAAGCTAAAGGTTTAAAACCGGTTATTCGAATTCGTCTGCCAAAAGATCATATTTTTCAATTTGATGATATTGTGAAAGGTCATATCGAATTTAATAGCGATACGCTTGGCGGCGATTTTGTCATTATGAAAGAAGATGGGCAGCCAACTTATAACTTTGCAGTAGTTATTGATGACCATTTGATGGAAATAACTCATGTTTTAAGAGGTGACGATCACATTGCTAACACTCCTAAACAATTGGCCGTTTATGAAGCTTTAGGATGGGATGCACCAAAATTTGGACATATGTCACTTATCATTAACCAAGCTACCGGCAAAAAACTAAGTAAGCGTGATGAAACGATTTTGCAGTTTATTGAACAGTATCGCAGCTTTGGATATCTTCCAGAAGCGATGTTTAATTTCATCACTCTTTTGGGCTGGTCGCCAGTTGGTGAAGAAGAAATATTTACAAAAAAACAATTTATTAAACAATTTGATCCAAAACGCTTGAGCCGCTCACCTGCTAAATTTGATGAGAAGAAGTTAGAATGGATTAATAATAAATATGTTAAAGCAGCTCCTTTAAGCCGGATTGCTCATATGTGTCTATTGGATTTAATCAAAAATGGTAAAGTCGAAGAAAATCCGGATGAACAAAAAATTGCTTGGGTTAGATCTCTTGTTGCTCTTTTTAAAGACCAGATGAGTTATACCAACCAAATTTTGGATCTTTCTGACCAATTCTTTCACGATATTTCTGAACTAGGTGAAGGTGAGCAAAAAGAATTGCAGGACGCTTCTGCAACATTTGTCATTGATGATTTTTATAGTAAAATTAAGGATCTAACACCATTTACTTCTGTTGAAATTGCAGACGCTATTCAAAGCGTTAGAGAAGACACCGGTACTAAAGGACGTCAACTATATATGCCGATTAGAATTGCATCGACTCGTTTAATGCATGGACCTTTTTTAACGGACGAATTAGAAGTAATTGGTAAAGAGAAAGTTATTGAACATATTAAATTAACTTTACAACAAATGTCTTAA